In Dehalococcoidia bacterium, the genomic window TCGGCCTCACCGGGCGCGGTGGCCCGGGGCCGTCGCCTGGCCATACTATGCCTGCTGGCCGAGGGGCCCAGGTCGGCAGAGGCCCTGGCTGGCGCGCTGGGGACGAGCCCCAGGGCTGTGGTGCGGCACCTGCGGCTTCTCGCTGCCAGCGGCCTGGTGAGGCAGCGGGACGAGGTGTGGTCGCTGGACGGGGCAGCGGTGGCGGGGGCGCTGGCGCGGCTGGTCGCCTCCGGCCCGCCCCTGGGAGAGGTTGCCCCTCCGCCGGAGGAGTGTCTGCTGTGCCGCAACAAGGGCTACGTGCTCTCGCTGGTGGCGGAGCTGGCCAGGAGCCTCAATGAGGCCCGGCAGCAGCACGAGCGGCTGCGCCAGCTTTCGGCCCAGGCCATGAGGGCGCAGGAGGAGGAGCGCAGGCGGGTGGCCCGGGAATTGCACGACGACACCGCCCAGGCCCTGACGGCGCTGCTGATGAAGCTGCGGGCGCTGGAGCGCTCTTTCGCCCACGAGGAGGGGCGGCGCGAGCTGGAGGAGCTGCGCGCGCTGGTGTCGCACACCCTGGAGGGGGTGCGGCGCCTGGCGGCGGACCTGCGTCCCAGCACCCTGGACGACCTGGGGCTGCCCGCAGCCACGACCGCCTACGTGCAGCAGTTCGCCCGCATCTGGGGCCTGCCGGTGCACCTGAGGGTGGACCGGCTCGAGGGGCGCCTTGCGCCCGATGTGGAGCTGGCCGTCTACCGGGTCCTGCAGGAGGCCCTGGCCAACGTGGCCAAGCACTCCGGGGCCAGCCAGGCCTGGGTGTCCTTGGGTCGACGCCGGGGTGCGCTAGTGCTGACGGTGCGCGACGATGGCCGCGGCTTCGACGTGGCGGCGGTGCTGCGTGGTCGCGAGCGGGGGCTGGGGCTGTTCGGCATGCAGGAGCGCATGGCCCTGGTGGGCGGCTCCCTGAGGGTCCGCTCGCGGCCGGGGGAGGGCACCGCCGTGGTGGCAAGGGTCCCGTTGCCCGCCGAGGGGGATGGTTGAGGTGGGCGAAGCCCCTGTCCGCGTGCTCCTGGCCGACGACCACGCCGTCGTCCGCTCGGGGCTGAGGGCGCTGCTGGCCGCCGAGGCGGACCTGCAGGTGGTGGGGGAGGCCGCCACCGGCCGGGAGGCGGTGGCCAAGGCCGAGACGCTGCGCCCGGACGTGGTGGTCATGGACATCTCCATGCCCGACATGGACGGCCTGGAGGCCGCCCGCGCCATCAGGGAGCGCGGCCTGCCCTCCCGGGTGGTGATCCTCACCGTCCACGCCGACGACGAGTACCTCTTCCAGGCGCTGGACGCGGGCGCCTGCGGCTACGTGGTCAAGAGTGCCAGCGACACCGACCTGGTGGAGGCCATCCGTCTGGCCGCCAGGGGGCAGGCGTTCCTCTACCCCTCCACCGTGAGGCGGGTGCTGAGCGAATACGTGCGGTCACAGGGGCAGCGGGGCCACGGCCCCGAGAGGCTCAGCCCCAGGGAGCGGGAGGTGCTGAGGCTCACCGCCGCCGGCTACACCAACCAGGAGATCGCCCGGGAGCTGGGCATCAGCCCCAAGACGGTGGACACCTACCGCCAGCGCATCATGGAGAAGCTGGGCCTGGAGCGGCGCTCGGAGCTGGTCCGCTACGCGCTGCGCAAGGGGCTGCTGCGGGCCGAGTAGCCGGGGGCCTGCCTGCCCCTGCCCGCAGCAGCCCGCTATTTGGCCTCCAGTTCTCCCCTCATCTCGACGGGGTGGATGCTGCAGTTGTAGTAGTACTTGCCGGGCGGCAGTGTAACCTGGAGCTGA contains:
- a CDS encoding histidine kinase, with amino-acid sequence MKAVRAGHPSASPGAVARGRRLAILCLLAEGPRSAEALAGALGTSPRAVVRHLRLLAASGLVRQRDEVWSLDGAAVAGALARLVASGPPLGEVAPPPEECLLCRNKGYVLSLVAELARSLNEARQQHERLRQLSAQAMRAQEEERRRVARELHDDTAQALTALLMKLRALERSFAHEEGRRELEELRALVSHTLEGVRRLAADLRPSTLDDLGLPAATTAYVQQFARIWGLPVHLRVDRLEGRLAPDVELAVYRVLQEALANVAKHSGASQAWVSLGRRRGALVLTVRDDGRGFDVAAVLRGRERGLGLFGMQERMALVGGSLRVRSRPGEGTAVVARVPLPAEGDG
- a CDS encoding response regulator transcription factor, whose product is MGEAPVRVLLADDHAVVRSGLRALLAAEADLQVVGEAATGREAVAKAETLRPDVVVMDISMPDMDGLEAARAIRERGLPSRVVILTVHADDEYLFQALDAGACGYVVKSASDTDLVEAIRLAARGQAFLYPSTVRRVLSEYVRSQGQRGHGPERLSPREREVLRLTAAGYTNQEIARELGISPKTVDTYRQRIMEKLGLERRSELVRYALRKGLLRAE